A DNA window from Syngnathus typhle isolate RoL2023-S1 ecotype Sweden linkage group LG2, RoL_Styp_1.0, whole genome shotgun sequence contains the following coding sequences:
- the ptpn1 gene encoding tyrosine-protein phosphatase non-receptor type 1, translating into MEAEFREIDDNRIWSAIYQEIRQQSCELPCKVAKLPENKSRNRYRDVSPFDHSRICLQQSANNYINASLIAVEEAQRSYILTQGPLPNTCGHFWEMVWEQQSCGVVMLNRVIEKGSVKCAQYWPQREERDALFEDTNFKLTFVSEDVKSYYTVRHLELENLATLETREILHFHYTTWPDFGVPESPASFLNFLFKVRESGCMNSDRGPVVVHCSAGIGRSGTFCLVDTCLLLMSIRKDPSSVRIRDVLLEMRRHRMGLIQTADQLRFSYLAVIEGAKYLKGDLSLQESWKELSNEEDDPPEFTPPPLPPPRDPQNGKVGPSLFPMNDEIVRPIEIHTLGSSQDSEVRRRTAVALQSPHDGAAHLDGHVEVRDPTSKSETKAQPQHDTERHQVDGAVRQSVETSAEPENWSPLLANVCLCTALALSAYVCYRAFYH; encoded by the exons ATGGAAGCCGAGTTTCGGGAAATCGATGACAACAGGATTTGGAGCGCCATTTACCAG GAGATTCGTCAGCAGTCATGTGAACTGCCCTGCAAGGTGGCCAAACTACCTGAAAACAAGAGTCGGAATCGCTATCGAGATGTTAGCCCAT TTGACCACAGTAGGATATGTCTGCAGCAGAGTGCTAACAACTACATTAACGCCAGCCTAATAGCGGTAGAAGAGGCGCAAAGGAGCTACATCCTCACTCAG ggACCCCTACCCAACACGTGCGGTCACTTCTGGGAGATGGTCTGGGAGCAGCAGAGTTGCGGTGTGGTGATGCTGAACAGAGTGATCGAGAAAGGATCT GTCAAATGCGCCCAATATTGGCcacagagagaagagagagatgcGCTCTTTGAGGATACAAACTTCAAGCTCACCTTTGTTTCCGAAGACGTCAAGTCTTACTACACAGTCCGTCATCTAGAGCTGGAAAATCTCGCT ACACTAGAGACACGTGAAATTTTACATTTTCACTACACCACCTGGCCTGACTTTGGGGTGCCAGAGTCTCCAGCTTCCTTCCTTAATTTCTTGTTCAAAGTGCGGGAGTCAGGTTGTATGAATTCAGACCGGGGGCCAGTGGTGGTTCACTGCAGCGCTGGCATCGGACGCTCTGGAACCTTTTGCCTGGTGGACACCTGCCTATTACTG ATGTCTATCCGCAAAGACCCGTCCTCTGTGCGTATCCGTGATGTTCTACTGGAGATGAGACGCCATCGCATGGGCTTGATTCAGACTGCGGATCAACTTCGCTTCTCCTACCTTGCTGTCATTGAAGGTGCTAAATACCtcaagggagatttgtcattgCAG GAATCATGGAAGGAGTTGTCAAATGAAGAAGATGATCCCCCTGAATTCACGCCACCTCCCCTCCCACCTCCAAGAGACCCTCAGAATGGCAAAGTTGGGCCATCACTTTTTCCCATGAACGACGAGATTGTGCGACCGATTGAAATCCACACTCTGGG GTCCTCACAAGACTCAGAGGTGCGAAGGAGGACCGCGGTCGCCCTCCAGTCCCCTCACGATGGTGCCGCTCACCTTGACGGTCACGTGGAAGTCCGAGATCCAACCTCCAAATCTGAAACCAAAGCCCAGCCGCAGCACGACACGGAGCGGCATCAAGTGGACGGAGCCGTTCGGCAGTCGGTGGAAACATCCGCAGAGCCTGAGAATTGGTCTCCCCTCCTCGCCAACGTGTGCCTGTGCACGGCGCTGGCGCTCAGCGCTTACGTCTGCTATCGAGCCTTCTACCACTGA